Below is a window of Sulfurihydrogenibium sp. DNA.
TTGTAATGTTCTAAACACTCTTTTGCTGCAATTCCATAAGGAGCATGCTCCCAATTTGCAATAGCTATTTTCTTTATTCTTGGGTCTAAGATTATGTTAATTCCTTTTAGAACATCAATACCGCTATTTTTTAACGTCCATAAAACTAATCTTCCAACAGCATAAGGTCTAACCTCTGAAATTATATAACCTTGCTGTTTTAGCTTTTCAACATAACCCATATCAGCAGAAAAAATAATATCGTAAGGAGCACCATTTATTATTTGTGTGTATCCTTTACCGGATGAGCCGTAGATGATTTTAAGTTTGTCTTTTGGAAATTTATTTTCATAAACTTTTTTAATCTCTGCAAATGCATATGTCAAATCTGCTGCAGCATAAATTGTAACCTCGGCTGCTTTTGATGTTATTGTGAAAATAATCAAAGTAATAAATGAAAGAAAAGCCTTTTTCATATTAAATCCTCCATGGAGGTGTTCTAAAATTCCCGCAAGTTTATTATGCGTGCAAAAT
It encodes the following:
- the modA gene encoding molybdate ABC transporter substrate-binding protein; the protein is MKKAFLSFITLIIFTITSKAAEVTIYAAADLTYAFAEIKKVYENKFPKDKLKIIYGSSGKGYTQIINGAPYDIIFSADMGYVEKLKQQGYIISEVRPYAVGRLVLWTLKNSGIDVLKGINIILDPRIKKIAIANWEHAPYGIAAKECLEHYKLFDKVKNKLVLGENISQTTQYVETGAADVGFIALSIAKSDKLIREGIYYLLPDTCHKQILQGAGILKNASSDKEKLEAAKRFFNFMSTPEARKIMIKYGFVLPGEKD